The sequence below is a genomic window from Nostoc flagelliforme CCNUN1.
CTGCTAAGTTTCGGAATATGAACTGAGAAATAATCTTGGGGAAAGGGTAAAGGGTAAAGGAATAAAGAAAACCCTCTTTCCCCCTTCCCTTTACCCTTCTTGAGGGCGATTGTCTCCTGATTCTATGGGGGCGATCGCCACCGGTTCATAGCGGGTACGCCATCGCTCTTTCTTTTAGTAATTGATAGCAGCTAATTAACATAGTTAATAAGGCGAAGAAACATGACAACAGACTTAGTTACTTATTACGGGCAGACTCCAACCATTGACCAACTGGTTGAGAATTATGGCGCATATTTGGAGAAATTAGACAGAGAAACCAAATTGTTGCTTCGGACGGTGTTAACAAATTATGTATTTATGCGAGAAAGGCATGAGCCGAGCAGTTACACACTAATAGAAGCTTCTAGGGATGCACTTTTTGTCACATTTCTTGGTATGGAGACGCCACAACTTTTGGTAGATATTTGCTCACAATTAAATGGGCTAACAACACACGAAGCGGAAACAATACTTGAAGCACTACAACATCAAATTCGATGGGGCAATGCCCGTCAAGCCGTGAATTGACAGGGTAAGAAACATGGAAATCTATTTAGTCTTTGTTGATGCTATCCAGAACAGCAATAAATTCTGGGCGGCCATTGTCGAAGATGGTAATTTAACAGTGCAGTGGGGTAGAGTCGGCTATCAAGCACAGACTAAAGTCCACACATTAGGCAATCATCAAAGAGCCGTTAGCAAATTCAACAATCTGGTAGCAGAAAAAAAATCCAAAGGTTACAGCGAAAGTCAGCCAGAGATTGATGCTAGCCGTAGTGTTGCAGACATTAGACGAGCTATTCAATTATTGAATATTATCCGTCCTTGTATTGCTAATAGGATTTTTCACGATGGCTATGTTAGTGCCCTAAATGAATATCTGAAAATTGTCCCTACGCCTTTGGGAATGCAAATAGATTATCACGGAATTTACCGTACTGTTGCAGATGTCGATTATCAAATGGAATTACTCAATTCTCTGTTAACGACACCTGCACCACAAGTTGCTGCTGTGGCTGTTGGTCATGCCCCTGAAGCAACAGCAGAACCCAAGGTAGTCAGTCTCAAGACTATCAGCAAGAACTTCTGGCGACATCTTTAGGCTTAAAGAGTGTGACTGGCGAAAGCTTGTCCATGCTCTTTTACTTGATTAATACCAATGTGACCGTTTTCTGCACTAATAACATCGAAACCTTCTGCTTCTAAACTCTCTACTAATATCTCTCGTGTTTGTGGCTCATCTTCTATTACTAAAATCTTTTTCATCATTTACTCAACTATGTAAATATAAACAGTTTAAATATAAATGTTTTGGCTTTTATTAGCGCTATCTAGGTATAGATTAAAAATACTTTCCATGCCTAAACTTTACTGG
It includes:
- a CDS encoding WGR domain-containing protein produces the protein MEIYLVFVDAIQNSNKFWAAIVEDGNLTVQWGRVGYQAQTKVHTLGNHQRAVSKFNNLVAEKKSKGYSESQPEIDASRSVADIRRAIQLLNIIRPCIANRIFHDGYVSALNEYLKIVPTPLGMQIDYHGIYRTVADVDYQMELLNSLLTTPAPQVAAVAVGHAPEATAEPKVVSLKTISKNFWRHL
- a CDS encoding response regulator transcription factor, with protein sequence MMKKILVIEDEPQTREILVESLEAEGFDVISAENGHIGINQVKEHGQAFASHTL